In Nicotiana tabacum cultivar K326 chromosome 17, ASM71507v2, whole genome shotgun sequence, one DNA window encodes the following:
- the LOC142171818 gene encoding uncharacterized protein LOC142171818, which yields MYFDGAAHRREVSAGVVFVISQGEDLPYSFTLTQLCSNNVSEYQALILVLEMAVKMKQMQLEVFGDSQLVINHILGSYEVKTPELRSYHDYAKTLMGWVSDVTIQHVPRTENKKVDALAALASTLTLPN from the coding sequence atgtactttgacgGTGCTGCACATCGCAGAGAAGTCAGTgctggtgtagtatttgtcaTTTCTCAAGGTGAAGATCTTCCCTACTCTTTTACGTTGACGCAACTCTGCTCTAACAACGTTTCtgagtatcaagcattaatacttgtGCTTGAAATGGCTGTCAAAATGAAGCAGATGCAATTggaagtctttggtgactctcagttGGTGATTAACCATattttaggtagttacgaggtcaagacaCCTGAACTACGCTCATATCATGATTATGCTAAAACATTAATGGGATGGGTCAGTGACGTGACTATTCAACATGTGCCAAGGACAGAAAACAAGAAGGTtgatgctttagctgccctagcttcaACATTAACCCTGCCTAATTAA